Genomic DNA from Anaerolineae bacterium:
GCCTGTTTCATCGCGCGCTTATAGGAAACGCGCCGTTCCAATTGATCTGCCAGATCCTCCGCCACCAGATAGGCGTCCAACTCTGGCTTCTCGATCTCGACGACATCCAGCTTCACCTTCTTGCCGGTCAGCTCCTGTAGCTTGGCGCGCAGGGTGTTCACGCTGGCGCCTTTGCGGCCGATGATGATGCCCGGCTTAGAGGTGTGGATCATAATCTGGACGACGCCCGGAAAGCGCTCGATCTCGATGCGGGATATCCCGGCCTGTTCCATTTCCTGGCGGATGGTCTGTCGGATCTGGCGATCCTCGGTGAGCAGATCTGCGTACTCAGATCCCTCGGCATACCAGCGGGTTTCCCAGTCTTTGATAATGCCCAAACGAAAGCCGATGGGATGCACTTTACGCCCCAATGTAATCCTCCTTCAGCTCTCATCGCCCAATCAAGCTGATTCCTTTTCCGTCAGGACTACAGTGATATGCGAAGCCCGGCGAACGATGGGCTTAAAGCGACCGCGTGCGCCGAAGCGTCGCCAACGACGCATTGGGGCCTGATCGGCGGTGATGCGCGCAATGACCAGGTCCTCTCGAGCCAGACCGAAATTCTCCTCAGCGTTCGCCATAGCCGAGGCAATCGTCTTAGCCACCGGTTTGGCCGCGGCCTGCGGTATGAATTGGAGCAGGGCTAACGCATCCTCGGGTCGCTTTCCCCGCACCAAGTTGATCACCCGTCGCACCTTTTGCGGTGAGATCCCTACGTATTTGGCAACTGCGCGAACTTCCAAACCCATCTATTCCATCCTCGTCTATCTAGAGCAGGCCCGATACGCCGGAGAGCCTAACGGGCTCGGGTCCCCTTCTCCTTGACCACGTGGCCGCGAAACAGTCGGGTCGGCGCGAACTCGCCCAGACGATGTCCTACCATGTTCTCGGTGATGTAAATAGGGACATGTCGTCGGCCATCGTGTACGGCGATGGTATGCCCTACCATCTGCGGGAAGATGGTGGATGCGCGCGACCATGTCTTGATGACCCGGCGTTCACCGGTCCGGTTCATCTCCTCAATTTTGCGTAGCAGCTTCAGGTCTACATAGGGTCCCTTCTTCAGCGAACGAGACACGTCTCAACCCTCCTCCGTCAAGAGCTCACCGTCCGGCCGTGCGACGTCGCACGATAAATTTATCCGTCTTCTTATTGCGTCGTGTCTTATACCCCAATGTGGGCTTGCCCCAGGGGCTCTTGGGCCCGGGCATCCCAATGGGTGATCGCCCTTCGCCGCCGCCGTGGGGATGGTCCCGTGGGGTCATCGCCGAGCCACGCACGGTCGGACGCCAACCTAACCAACGTTTGCGTCCTGCCTTGCCTAGGCTGATGTTTGCGTGATCAATGTTTCCCACCTGACCGATGGTCGCCATACATCGCAGGTGTACCCGCCGTACCTCGCCGCTAGGGAGGCGCAGCTGAGCATAATCCCCCTCCTTAGCCAGCAGTTGGGCGGCCGCGCCGGCTGAGCGGGCGAGCTGTCCTCCCCGGCCTGGGTACAGCTCCACATTGTGCACCATCGTGCCCAAGGGAATGTTCGCCAGCGGCAATGCGTTGCCCGGCCGAATCTCGGCATCAGGGCCAGACATTACCGTGTCACCCACCTTCAAATCCTGCGGCGCCAGGATGTATCGCTTCTCACCATCGGCATAGGCAATGAGAGCGATGCGAGCAGTACGGTTGGGATCGTACTCGATGGATTCCACGCGCCCTGGCACCCCGATCTTATCGCGGCGGAAGTCGATGATACGATACATGCGTTTGTTGCCGCCGCCTCGATGGCGCACGGTGATCTTGCCACGGAAGTTCCGCCCCGCTGATTTCTTCAGGGGCTCCAGCAACGAACGTTCAGGCTCTGTGCGCGTGATCTCCTCGAACGTGGAGACCGACATCCCACGCCGCCCGGGCGACGTTGGTTTGTAAATCCTAATGCCCATCCTCAAACTCCTCAGACGCCCTCAAAGAGCTGGATGCTGTCACCTGGCGCTAGAGTCACGATGGCCTTCTTCCACATCGGACTCTTCACAACGGACCGACGTCCGTATCGTCGGACTTTGGCCGGCATCCGCATGACATTCACTCGGACGACGCGTACCCCGAAAGCCGCTTCTACGGCCTGCTTGATCTGGAGCTTATTGGCCCGGATATCTACTTCAAAGGCATATTGACGCAGCGGCTGTAGCCTATCAAGCGATTTCTCAGTGACGATCGGTCGTCGCAAAACCTGGTATACGTGCATAGTGATCCTCCGGCAGCAGCTGTCACGCGGCCATGGCCTCAGTCTGCTTAGGTGAGACGCGCAGCCATCGGTGGATCTCGTCCAGGGCTCCCAAAGGCATGATCAGATAATCGTGGCCCAGAAGATCCCGCACATTCAGGTATCCGGCCCGCAACGTTTGCACATTTGGCAAGTTGCGAGCGGAAAGCTCCACAGCCTTATTCGCCTCAGGGAGCAAGATCAGAGCGCTTCCATCCACTCCTAGCGCCTCGAGCATTGCCACCATCGCTTTGGTGCGCGGCCTCTCCATCTGTAGAGCATCGAGGACAATAATCCGATCTTCTGCCGCTTTGACGGACAGGGCTGACCGCAGAGCTAGCCGATACATTTTGCGCGGCAGCCGTTGCGTATACTTCCGCGGATGGGGGCCATGAGCGATGCCACCCCCCACGAAAATGGGTGCATTGCGGCTGCCGTGCCGAGCGCGCCCGGTCCCCTTTTGGCGATACCACTTCGCTTTCGTCCGGTTCACTTCACCGCGCGTCTTGGTATCGTGAGTGCCCAGGCGTGCGTTCGCCAATTGCCGCACCAAAGCCTGATGCATCACCGCCACATTCACAGGGGCGGCGAAGATCTCGTCTAAGAGCTCCACCTGTCCGATGATCTCACCCGCCATATTGCGCAACGGTAACTGCATGGTTCAACTCCTAGCCCTGCTTGCGCGCCTCACGGATGATCAATAACCCGTTCCTCGGCCCAGGCACCGCCCCGCGCACCGCGATCAAGTTCTGCTCGGGATACACCCGGACGACTTGAAGATTTTGGACCGTCACGCGAGCATTCCCCATATGTCCAGCCATCCGCGTCCCTTTGTATACACGCCCTGGCTTGGTGCCCGATCCGATCGCGCCCGGGGCGCGATGCCGATCTGACTGACCATGGGTCTTGGGGCCCCCTCGAAAACCGTGGCGCTTCACACCTCCCTGAAACCCTCGCCCCTTGGAGGTACCCGTCACGTCCACCTTCTCCCCTGGCCGAAAAATGTCTACTGTGATCCGCTGTCCCTCATTGTACTGAGAGGGATCGTCCACACGGATCTCTCGCAAAATCCGCAGGGGAGGCAGGTTGTGCTTCTTCAGATGGCCAAGTTCCCCTCGGGTCAGCCGCTTGGGTCGAACTTCCTCGAAGCCCAACTGGATCGCGCTATACCCATCACGCTCAGGGGTGCGCACCTGGGTGACAAAACATGGCCCAGCTTCGATGATGGTGACGGGGATCACCGCACCCGTTTCATCGAAGATCTGGGTCATGCCTAGCTTTCTACCAAGAATGCCCTTCATCTTTTTTGACGCCTCCTTGGGACTGTCAGCCTGGGCACGGCTGCATCATCCCGGCCGATGGATACATGGCTGATAATGGCCGTCTACCATCGGCTACAGTTTGATCTCGATATCTACACCGGCTGGCAAATTCAGCCG
This window encodes:
- the rplW gene encoding 50S ribosomal protein L23; its protein translation is MHVYQVLRRPIVTEKSLDRLQPLRQYAFEVDIRANKLQIKQAVEAAFGVRVVRVNVMRMPAKVRRYGRRSVVKSPMWKKAIVTLAPGDSIQLFEGV
- the rpsC gene encoding 30S ribosomal protein S3; its protein translation is MGRKVHPIGFRLGIIKDWETRWYAEGSEYADLLTEDRQIRQTIRQEMEQAGISRIEIERFPGVVQIMIHTSKPGIIIGRKGASVNTLRAKLQELTGKKVKLDVVEIEKPELDAYLVAEDLADQLERRVSYKRAMKQAVARAMRAGAKGIMITVSGRLAGSEMARADTVREGRVPRHTLRADIDFARAEALTTYGRIGVKVWIYKGDVMPQRQETSL
- the rplB gene encoding 50S ribosomal protein L2; translated protein: MGIRIYKPTSPGRRGMSVSTFEEITRTEPERSLLEPLKKSAGRNFRGKITVRHRGGGNKRMYRIIDFRRDKIGVPGRVESIEYDPNRTARIALIAYADGEKRYILAPQDLKVGDTVMSGPDAEIRPGNALPLANIPLGTMVHNVELYPGRGGQLARSAGAAAQLLAKEGDYAQLRLPSGEVRRVHLRCMATIGQVGNIDHANISLGKAGRKRWLGWRPTVRGSAMTPRDHPHGGGEGRSPIGMPGPKSPWGKPTLGYKTRRNKKTDKFIVRRRTAGR
- the rplC gene encoding 50S ribosomal protein L3, which translates into the protein MKGILGRKLGMTQIFDETGAVIPVTIIEAGPCFVTQVRTPERDGYSAIQLGFEEVRPKRLTRGELGHLKKHNLPPLRILREIRVDDPSQYNEGQRITVDIFRPGEKVDVTGTSKGRGFQGGVKRHGFRGGPKTHGQSDRHRAPGAIGSGTKPGRVYKGTRMAGHMGNARVTVQNLQVVRVYPEQNLIAVRGAVPGPRNGLLIIREARKQG
- the rpsS gene encoding 30S ribosomal protein S19; protein product: MSRSLKKGPYVDLKLLRKIEEMNRTGERRVIKTWSRASTIFPQMVGHTIAVHDGRRHVPIYITENMVGHRLGEFAPTRLFRGHVVKEKGTRAR
- the rplD gene encoding 50S ribosomal protein L4, with protein sequence MQLPLRNMAGEIIGQVELLDEIFAAPVNVAVMHQALVRQLANARLGTHDTKTRGEVNRTKAKWYRQKGTGRARHGSRNAPIFVGGGIAHGPHPRKYTQRLPRKMYRLALRSALSVKAAEDRIIVLDALQMERPRTKAMVAMLEALGVDGSALILLPEANKAVELSARNLPNVQTLRAGYLNVRDLLGHDYLIMPLGALDEIHRWLRVSPKQTEAMAA
- the rplV gene encoding 50S ribosomal protein L22 codes for the protein MGLEVRAVAKYVGISPQKVRRVINLVRGKRPEDALALLQFIPQAAAKPVAKTIASAMANAEENFGLAREDLVIARITADQAPMRRWRRFGARGRFKPIVRRASHITVVLTEKESA